One Jeotgalicoccus saudimassiliensis DNA window includes the following coding sequences:
- a CDS encoding metal-dependent hydrolase family protein — MSKLIVKNINLIDGSGADVEGNVTVVIEDGRFTKIGSTADIEDGEVIDGQGKYMLPGMIDTHVHLSTEFKPLADRVATPFSYHFYEAVQYAERTINAGVTTVRDALGSSLGFKQAINDGIIKGPRMQVSINALSITGGHGDGYNYSGIDLGLVRPYEGMPDGIADGVEEVRKKTRELLRAGADVIKVMATGGVSSPTDHPQFTQYSMDELKVIVEEAQFRNGVKVMAHAQGLEGIKNCVEAGIHSIEHGIYLDDEVIEQMIEKGTYLVPTLLAPVSVIEFADELGISAVGLKKSQEVMEEHKASFKKAYDAGVKIAMGTDAGVFKHGTNLRELELMVESGATPMDAIVISTKNAAECMEIEDLGLVKENYIADFILTDKNPLEDIGILKNNDEIKVVAKDGKILKNLL; from the coding sequence ATGAGTAAACTGATTGTAAAGAATATAAACTTAATCGACGGCAGCGGTGCTGACGTCGAGGGAAATGTAACGGTTGTAATCGAAGACGGCCGATTTACTAAAATCGGCAGTACAGCAGATATTGAAGACGGGGAAGTTATCGACGGGCAGGGCAAATATATGCTCCCGGGTATGATCGATACCCATGTTCATTTATCAACGGAGTTCAAACCGCTGGCAGACCGTGTGGCAACACCGTTTTCTTATCATTTCTATGAAGCGGTTCAATATGCGGAACGCACAATTAATGCAGGTGTGACGACTGTCCGTGATGCGCTCGGCAGTTCACTGGGCTTTAAGCAGGCAATTAATGACGGCATTATTAAAGGACCCCGGATGCAGGTTTCGATTAATGCACTGTCTATTACAGGCGGCCATGGTGACGGCTATAATTATTCGGGGATTGACCTTGGACTTGTGCGTCCGTATGAAGGTATGCCGGACGGTATTGCCGACGGTGTGGAGGAAGTACGAAAGAAAACGCGTGAATTGCTGAGAGCCGGGGCGGATGTCATTAAAGTAATGGCGACGGGCGGCGTGTCGAGTCCGACCGACCATCCTCAGTTTACGCAGTATTCAATGGATGAGTTAAAAGTAATCGTTGAAGAGGCACAGTTCAGAAACGGTGTGAAAGTGATGGCGCACGCACAGGGACTTGAAGGCATTAAAAACTGTGTGGAAGCGGGTATTCATTCGATTGAACATGGTATTTATCTGGATGATGAAGTGATTGAACAGATGATAGAAAAAGGAACTTACCTCGTTCCGACACTGCTTGCACCGGTTTCGGTTATTGAATTTGCCGACGAACTTGGAATTTCTGCAGTCGGTCTCAAGAAATCGCAGGAAGTCATGGAAGAACATAAAGCGAGCTTTAAAAAAGCGTATGACGCAGGCGTGAAAATTGCGATGGGTACGGATGCCGGCGTGTTTAAACACGGTACGAACTTAAGAGAACTTGAACTGATGGTGGAATCGGGAGCGACACCGATGGATGCCATCGTCATTTCCACGAAAAATGCAGCCGAATGCATGGAGATAGAAGACCTTGGTCTTGTTAAGGAAAATTATATTGCAGACTTTATTTTAACGGATAAAAATCCGCTGGAAGATATCGGGATTCTTAAAAATAATGATGAAATTAAAGTCGTTGCCAAAGACGGAAAGATATTAAAAAATCTTCTGTAA
- a CDS encoding YitT family protein, giving the protein MKIRKALKNTRFEKIKLSFNSQFTVQTLINVLTIIVGSFLFAIGVNSFMIAGNLGEGGFIGISIILFYAFGIPTALSNLIMNFVILIVGFKFLGKRAMIYTIFTIPMTSLALWITESWQIQTDEILINTVFGGLFIGMGIGLIIRIGSTTAGTTLLAKMANKFLDVNVSYALLFFDLIVITIGLTVMSLEQVLLTVIALYIATKVMDFIIEGMNPKKAVTIISKDPDLLANLINTKIHRGVTILDGHGYYSKEEKDILFVVINKSQLNRLKRLIKANDDQAFVVVHDVNSVLGNYLI; this is encoded by the coding sequence ATGAAAATCAGAAAAGCTTTAAAGAATACCCGGTTCGAAAAGATAAAGCTCTCATTTAACTCTCAATTTACAGTGCAGACGTTAATTAACGTTCTGACCATCATCGTAGGATCATTTCTCTTCGCTATCGGTGTAAACAGCTTTATGATTGCAGGAAACCTCGGTGAGGGCGGATTCATCGGTATATCCATCATTTTATTCTATGCATTCGGAATACCGACAGCGCTGTCCAATCTGATTATGAACTTTGTCATACTTATTGTCGGTTTTAAATTTTTAGGCAAACGGGCAATGATTTATACTATATTTACGATTCCAATGACGTCACTTGCATTATGGATAACGGAATCGTGGCAGATACAGACGGATGAAATTTTAATTAATACAGTGTTCGGAGGCCTGTTTATCGGAATGGGTATCGGATTGATTATCCGAATCGGTTCAACGACAGCAGGAACGACGCTGCTTGCCAAAATGGCGAATAAATTTCTGGATGTCAACGTATCATATGCACTGCTGTTCTTTGACCTGATTGTTATAACAATTGGACTGACTGTAATGTCGCTGGAGCAGGTGCTTCTGACAGTAATCGCATTATACATCGCTACAAAAGTAATGGACTTCATTATAGAAGGTATGAATCCGAAAAAGGCAGTGACGATTATTTCAAAAGATCCGGACCTGCTTGCCAACCTGATCAATACGAAAATACACCGGGGTGTAACGATATTGGACGGGCACGGGTACTATTCAAAAGAAGAAAAAGATATTCTGTTTGTAGTCATAAACAAATCACAGCTTAATCGTCTGAAACGACTTATTAAAGCGAATGACGATCAGGCGTTTGTCGTAGTACACGATGTAAACAGTGTACTCGGGAACTACTTGATTTAA
- a CDS encoding class I SAM-dependent methyltransferase — MDNKQDVKKQFSKSAGSYVSSKIHRLGGDLHTLIEMANADKKDVALDVATGGGHTANALALLVHHVTAFDLTPEMLDAAEKFITGSGHTNVDFIEGDAEKMPFDNDTFDIVTCRIAPHHFPDIKSFISEVSRVLKPGGRFLLNDNTVPEKDEFDHFYNKIEKLRDYSHFRAWKKTEWFRMLEMADFEIFDMHRFEKTFDFEDWCARMQLTHEETENLNHIMIHTEEDIKQKFRIKEFDGKVETFQGEAMLLNAVKR; from the coding sequence ATGGATAATAAACAGGATGTTAAAAAGCAGTTCAGCAAAAGTGCAGGTTCATACGTCAGCAGTAAAATACACCGGCTCGGCGGAGATTTACATACATTAATTGAAATGGCGAACGCCGATAAAAAAGACGTTGCATTAGATGTCGCAACAGGCGGCGGTCACACCGCAAACGCACTGGCACTGCTTGTACATCATGTGACAGCTTTCGACCTGACTCCGGAAATGCTGGATGCCGCTGAAAAATTCATAACCGGCAGCGGGCATACCAATGTGGATTTCATTGAAGGAGATGCAGAGAAAATGCCTTTTGACAATGACACATTCGATATCGTCACATGCCGTATTGCCCCTCATCATTTCCCTGATATTAAATCATTTATAAGCGAAGTTTCCCGGGTATTAAAACCGGGAGGGCGTTTTCTGCTAAATGATAATACAGTACCTGAAAAAGACGAATTCGATCATTTTTATAATAAAATTGAAAAGCTGAGAGACTACAGCCATTTCCGCGCATGGAAGAAAACAGAATGGTTCCGGATGCTGGAAATGGCAGACTTTGAAATTTTTGATATGCACCGTTTTGAAAAGACATTTGATTTTGAAGACTGGTGCGCCCGCATGCAGCTGACACACGAAGAGACAGAGAACCTGAATCATATTATGATTCACACAGAAGAGGATATAAAACAGAAATTCCGCATAAAGGAATTTGACGGCAAAGTTGAAACATTCCAGGGCGAAGCAATGCTGCTGAATGCTGTAAAACGATAA
- a CDS encoding lysophospholipid acyltransferase family protein, whose protein sequence is MKNLLFAILVRPVILFILGLNIRGRNKLPDKGPCVIIANHNSHLDTLVLMSLFRGRSFSKVRPVAAGDYFMKNKFLAFFSTKVMNIIPIERKMTRDFRGMFEPVLSALDDDGIIILFPEGSRGEAEQLSKYKSGIYYLMREQPGIPIVPLFIHGLGKALPKGSFVFVPFFIDIFVGETFYYTDNRHDFMTELNERMDTLQREGHFNEW, encoded by the coding sequence ATGAAAAATCTGCTGTTTGCTATTTTGGTAAGACCGGTTATTCTGTTTATCCTCGGACTTAATATACGCGGCAGGAATAAGCTGCCGGATAAAGGTCCGTGCGTCATTATTGCGAATCATAACAGCCACCTCGATACACTCGTGCTGATGTCTCTGTTTAGAGGAAGAAGCTTTTCAAAAGTCCGTCCGGTGGCTGCGGGTGATTACTTTATGAAAAATAAATTCCTCGCTTTCTTCTCGACGAAAGTAATGAACATCATTCCGATTGAACGAAAGATGACACGCGATTTCAGGGGAATGTTTGAGCCGGTACTGTCAGCGCTCGATGATGATGGAATTATTATTCTGTTTCCGGAAGGATCACGCGGCGAAGCGGAACAGCTGAGTAAATACAAAAGCGGAATATATTATCTGATGCGTGAACAACCGGGTATTCCGATTGTGCCGCTGTTTATTCACGGTCTCGGTAAAGCGCTGCCGAAAGGTTCATTTGTGTTTGTACCGTTTTTTATCGATATATTTGTCGGAGAGACGTTTTACTATACGGATAACCGTCATGATTTTATGACGGAACTGAACGAACGTATGGATACACTGCAGCGGGAAGGACACTTTAACGAATGGTAA
- a CDS encoding phosphatidate cytidylyltransferase, translating to MNINLLTDEVLYVLIGIVAVLVISTIITKLMKQKNNSDGLKEVEMRIRSWWVMFIIFTFALVIHSTISLIFMALLCFLALKEYFSLIPFNRAHRLVLFWAYLTIPIQFLLIYLGWYGMFIVFIPVYMFLLIPIQAIIVGETKNFLRSIATVQWGVMLMVFGLSHLAFLLVLPGRENSIAGAGLVLFLVVLTQANDVAQFIWGKMLGKKKIIPKVSPNKTWAGFIGGVLTTTVLAVILAPLITPFSLVASIIAGLYIGLTGFIGDVNISALKRDLNIKDTSAIIPGHGGILDRVDSLTYTAPLFFHFTRYFYF from the coding sequence ATGAATATAAATTTACTGACAGATGAAGTACTTTACGTACTGATTGGTATCGTAGCAGTACTCGTCATCTCGACAATTATTACTAAACTTATGAAACAGAAAAATAATTCGGACGGCCTGAAAGAAGTTGAAATGCGTATCCGCTCCTGGTGGGTGATGTTTATAATCTTTACGTTTGCCCTCGTTATTCATTCGACCATTTCACTGATTTTTATGGCTCTGCTCTGCTTCCTTGCGCTGAAAGAATATTTTTCACTTATACCGTTTAACCGCGCACACCGGCTCGTTCTGTTCTGGGCATATCTGACGATTCCCATTCAGTTTCTGTTAATATATCTCGGCTGGTACGGCATGTTTATCGTATTCATACCTGTATATATGTTCCTGCTTATTCCGATACAGGCAATTATCGTCGGGGAGACAAAAAACTTCCTCCGATCTATTGCGACAGTTCAATGGGGAGTCATGCTGATGGTATTCGGGCTGTCCCATCTTGCATTTCTGCTCGTGCTGCCGGGACGCGAAAACAGCATTGCCGGAGCAGGACTGGTACTGTTTCTCGTCGTCCTGACACAGGCGAATGATGTTGCACAGTTTATATGGGGGAAAATGCTTGGCAAGAAGAAAATCATTCCAAAAGTGTCTCCTAATAAAACATGGGCCGGATTTATCGGCGGTGTGCTGACGACGACAGTTCTCGCTGTTATACTTGCTCCGCTGATTACACCGTTTTCCCTTGTTGCAAGCATTATTGCCGGGCTGTATATCGGACTGACCGGATTTATCGGTGATGTTAATATTTCTGCACTGAAACGGGATTTGAATATTAAAGATACCTCGGCAATTATTCCGGGGCACGGCGGAATTTTAGACCGTGTCGATTCACTGACATATACAGCACCGCTGTTTTTCCACTTTACGAGATACTTCTACTTTTAG
- a CDS encoding CDP-alcohol phosphatidyltransferase family protein: MISIYELKPKFQQMLMPFVDYLYKHNVTPNQVTVSACLLSIIIGMLFYFNFESGWIYAVLPVFMFVRMAMNAIDGVLAKKFNLESRLGKFLNELTDVISDTVLFIPFILLTQTFQAAVIIFIALSIISEMSGVLAEVTSGKRRYDGPMGKSDRAFLIGAVSVLILFSVPLEPYLHIVFIAASLLIAVNIYKRVLGGLEEN, encoded by the coding sequence ATGATCAGCATTTATGAATTAAAACCAAAATTCCAGCAGATGCTTATGCCGTTCGTCGACTATCTTTATAAACATAATGTCACCCCTAACCAGGTGACTGTATCAGCATGCCTATTATCCATAATTATAGGTATGCTTTTTTATTTCAATTTTGAGTCCGGCTGGATATATGCGGTACTTCCTGTCTTTATGTTTGTCCGGATGGCAATGAATGCCATCGACGGTGTACTTGCAAAGAAATTCAATCTGGAAAGCAGGCTCGGCAAGTTTTTAAATGAACTCACCGATGTTATCAGCGATACTGTATTGTTCATACCTTTTATACTTTTGACTCAAACGTTCCAGGCGGCTGTTATTATATTTATCGCGCTTTCCATCATCAGCGAAATGTCAGGTGTTCTTGCGGAAGTCACTTCAGGCAAACGGCGGTACGACGGTCCGATGGGTAAGAGTGACCGCGCCTTTCTGATCGGCGCTGTTTCAGTACTTATTCTGTTCAGCGTCCCGCTTGAACCCTACCTGCACATCGTCTTTATTGCCGCTTCACTGTTAATCGCAGTTAATATTTATAAACGCGTACTTGGCGGACTGGAGGAAAACTGA
- a CDS encoding GNAT family N-acetyltransferase, translating into MVIISNEKNMSRDDVVELYTSGDEELYTDYDELYQSILGSDYCITVRDENRLVGIIRSNGDGNMNQYIAEIVMHAGYPTHGIGSKLLDTYLNETADVSKIYILSHTHYRTSFAKTWLQYKGFKLLAETESIILYLLDREIKY; encoded by the coding sequence ATGGTTATTATTTCAAATGAGAAAAACATGTCCCGCGACGACGTTGTCGAACTTTACACATCCGGAGATGAAGAACTCTACACAGATTACGATGAACTCTATCAGAGTATCCTCGGCTCGGATTACTGTATTACAGTCCGTGACGAAAACAGGCTGGTCGGTATTATCCGTTCAAACGGTGACGGTAATATGAACCAGTATATTGCAGAAATCGTCATGCATGCCGGTTATCCTACACATGGCATCGGTTCAAAACTGCTCGACACTTACTTAAATGAAACAGCAGATGTCAGTAAAATATACATATTATCCCACACGCATTACCGTACATCGTTTGCAAAGACGTGGCTGCAGTATAAAGGGTTTAAACTTCTCGCAGAAACCGAAAGTATCATTTTGTATCTGCTCGATCGGGAAATTAAATACTAG
- the pxpB gene encoding 5-oxoprolinase subunit PxpB, whose protein sequence is MEVKQYAEDALTINLGSEVDERINRQLVQLKNAVTGLGQEGITDIVLSYTSLIIYFDVLKADVKKITKAVQKLNMDELEDREYTYKTVKIPVCYGGDFGPDLGLFKENGLTPDEVIRMHSNTEYLVYMLGFMPGFPFLGGLSEKLHKARLDSPRTNIPAGSVGIGGRQTGMYPFDSPGGWNLLGRTPIPLYDSERENAILYEAGDRIIYIPIDEKEYCRIKNAYADGEYTVEVETRGEEHGA, encoded by the coding sequence ATGGAAGTAAAACAGTATGCGGAAGATGCACTGACAATTAATCTCGGCAGCGAAGTTGATGAGCGGATCAACAGACAGCTGGTTCAGCTGAAAAATGCTGTCACCGGGCTCGGGCAGGAAGGCATCACAGATATCGTTTTATCCTATACGAGTCTAATTATTTATTTTGATGTGCTGAAAGCCGACGTAAAAAAAATAACGAAAGCAGTTCAGAAGCTCAATATGGATGAGCTGGAAGACCGGGAATATACATATAAAACCGTTAAAATACCTGTATGCTACGGCGGGGATTTCGGACCGGATCTCGGACTTTTTAAAGAGAACGGCCTGACTCCGGATGAAGTCATCCGGATGCACAGCAATACAGAGTACCTTGTCTATATGCTTGGATTTATGCCGGGATTCCCGTTCCTTGGGGGACTCAGCGAGAAGCTGCATAAAGCCAGACTTGATTCACCGCGTACAAATATCCCGGCAGGCTCGGTCGGCATCGGCGGGCGTCAGACAGGTATGTATCCGTTTGATTCCCCGGGCGGCTGGAATCTGCTCGGCAGAACACCGATACCGCTTTATGACAGTGAACGGGAGAATGCGATTCTCTACGAAGCCGGAGACAGAATTATCTATATACCGATAGATGAAAAGGAGTACTGCCGTATAAAAAATGCGTATGCAGACGGTGAGTACACGGTGGAAGTCGAAACAAGAGGTGAAGAGCATGGCGCTTAA
- a CDS encoding 5-oxoprolinase subunit C family protein, with the protein MALKIINPGLFTTVQDLGRYGYESYGFTPAGVMDYESFYLANALLGNSNDTAVLEMTLYGVTFEVLHSTSMATAGALMELTINGEPYNTGTALDLVKGDIVKFGGVKSGARTYAAFSGGLDLPKELGSYSTHTRSKMGGFKGRVLEAGDVLPVKGKIVEHNFRSIRKEKAEGTEIRFIPGQQYDRFTKDSRLAFADSEYTVTKDSDRMGARLEGTVLESSDADDILSEPTQFGSIQVPKNGQPIILLADRQTAGGYKKIGTVAKVDLPKIAQKKPGEKITFTEISVEEASGLYKDSLKALTDGTYIETSVKFNNARRRDALSIAQLMEG; encoded by the coding sequence ATGGCGCTTAAAATTATTAATCCGGGACTTTTTACGACTGTACAGGATTTAGGCAGGTACGGTTATGAATCATACGGTTTCACACCTGCGGGGGTCATGGACTATGAAAGCTTTTATCTCGCGAATGCACTGCTCGGCAACAGTAATGATACCGCTGTGCTCGAGATGACTCTTTACGGGGTAACTTTTGAAGTGCTGCACAGTACAAGCATGGCAACAGCAGGCGCATTGATGGAACTGACAATTAACGGTGAACCTTATAATACAGGAACCGCGCTCGATCTTGTTAAAGGGGACATCGTGAAGTTTGGCGGAGTAAAATCAGGCGCCCGTACATATGCAGCTTTCAGCGGCGGACTGGATCTGCCGAAGGAGCTCGGCAGCTATTCCACACATACGCGAAGCAAAATGGGCGGCTTTAAAGGCCGGGTGCTTGAAGCAGGGGACGTTTTACCGGTTAAAGGTAAAATTGTTGAGCACAATTTTAGAAGCATTCGGAAAGAAAAAGCTGAAGGTACTGAAATCCGGTTTATTCCGGGACAGCAGTATGACCGTTTCACAAAAGACAGCAGACTCGCTTTTGCAGACAGTGAATATACAGTAACAAAAGACAGTGACCGGATGGGGGCCAGACTTGAAGGTACGGTACTGGAGTCATCCGACGCTGACGATATATTAAGTGAACCGACGCAGTTTGGCAGTATTCAGGTACCGAAAAACGGTCAGCCGATTATTCTGCTGGCAGATCGCCAGACAGCGGGCGGCTATAAAAAAATCGGTACAGTTGCCAAAGTGGACCTGCCTAAAATTGCCCAGAAAAAGCCGGGTGAAAAAATTACATTTACAGAAATCAGTGTGGAAGAAGCATCCGGTTTATACAAAGACAGCCTGAAAGCACTGACTGACGGGACTTACATTGAAACTTCAGTGAAATTTAATAATGCGAGAAGACGGGATGCTTTAAGCATTGCGCAATTAATGGAGGGCTAA
- a CDS encoding acetyl-CoA carboxylase biotin carboxyl carrier protein codes for MNYKEIKKLVKLLKEEDLAVLSVSDNDTYIHIEQKNSGTVTEQSSPAFEPAGTEAASSGLVEITAGQIGTFYNQKDENSDETFVSEGSKISKGDQVGFIEAMKVFNDVKSDVSGTVEEIAVSNGDAVEFGDVLIRVRPEEA; via the coding sequence ATGAATTATAAGGAAATTAAAAAACTGGTTAAATTACTGAAAGAAGAGGACCTTGCTGTACTGAGTGTTTCGGACAATGACACGTACATTCATATCGAACAGAAAAACAGCGGTACTGTAACGGAGCAGTCTTCGCCTGCTTTTGAGCCGGCAGGAACTGAAGCGGCGTCTTCGGGGCTTGTTGAGATTACAGCGGGACAAATTGGTACATTTTATAATCAGAAAGATGAAAACAGTGATGAAACATTTGTTTCAGAAGGCAGTAAAATATCCAAAGGAGACCAGGTTGGATTTATCGAAGCGATGAAAGTGTTCAACGACGTGAAAAGCGATGTATCCGGAACAGTTGAAGAAATTGCTGTCAGTAACGGGGACGCTGTTGAATTCGGTGACGTACTGATTCGCGTGCGTCCGGAGGAGGCGTAG
- a CDS encoding acetyl-CoA carboxylase biotin carboxylase subunit, whose amino-acid sequence MKKVLIANRGEIAVRIIRTLKEMNIASVAVYSSGDKDSLHVALADEAYCIGGPKSSDSYLNIDNILQAALMSKADAVHPGYGFLSETPEFAERTEALGLIFIGPSAETMAKMGNKSMARQTMEKAGVPVIPGSDGIVESKDEVKKLAAEISYPIVIKAVSGGGGKGMRFAHSDEDVNKLYDEAKKEAKTSFNDDRLYIEKYIPKARHIEIQVIGDGKGGAVHLFERDCTIQRNNQKLLEEAPAVILSDKERSDITETTRQAVAKLNYRGAGTIEYLYVSAEKRFYFIEMNTRVQVEHTVSEEVTGMDIIKAQINVAFNSEIGFTQNEVKLTGHAIEARLNAEDPENRFMPSPGKIEKLHFGQGRNVRIDTHIYNGYSIPPYYDSMIAKVIVKAENREDALYKLKLVLGETVIEPIKTNLDFQYYLLGHPKVSENDYDIKFIHTENIIE is encoded by the coding sequence ATGAAGAAAGTTTTGATTGCGAACCGCGGAGAAATTGCCGTAAGAATTATCCGGACGCTGAAGGAAATGAATATTGCGAGTGTTGCCGTATACTCGAGCGGTGATAAGGACAGCCTGCATGTTGCCCTGGCTGACGAAGCATATTGTATCGGCGGACCGAAAAGCAGCGACAGCTACTTAAATATCGACAACATTCTGCAGGCGGCACTGATGAGTAAAGCGGATGCGGTTCATCCCGGCTACGGTTTCTTATCTGAAACACCTGAATTTGCCGAACGGACTGAAGCACTCGGTTTGATTTTCATCGGGCCGTCAGCTGAAACGATGGCGAAAATGGGAAATAAATCGATGGCCCGTCAGACGATGGAAAAAGCGGGTGTACCTGTCATTCCGGGCAGTGATGGTATTGTCGAATCAAAAGATGAAGTGAAAAAGCTCGCTGCAGAGATCAGCTACCCGATAGTGATTAAAGCTGTTTCTGGCGGCGGGGGTAAAGGAATGCGCTTTGCCCACAGCGATGAAGATGTAAATAAGCTGTACGATGAAGCGAAAAAAGAAGCGAAGACTTCTTTCAACGACGACCGGCTGTATATAGAGAAGTACATTCCAAAAGCACGACATATTGAAATACAGGTGATTGGTGATGGTAAAGGCGGAGCGGTTCATTTATTTGAACGCGACTGCACGATTCAGAGAAATAACCAGAAGCTGCTGGAAGAAGCACCGGCTGTTATTTTAAGTGACAAAGAGCGCAGCGACATTACAGAAACGACACGACAGGCTGTTGCGAAACTGAATTACCGCGGAGCCGGCACGATTGAATACTTATATGTCTCAGCAGAAAAACGTTTTTACTTTATCGAAATGAACACCCGTGTGCAGGTGGAACATACGGTTTCGGAAGAAGTAACAGGGATGGATATTATCAAAGCACAGATAAACGTGGCATTTAACAGTGAAATCGGATTTACACAAAACGAAGTAAAACTTACAGGTCATGCGATTGAAGCGAGACTGAATGCGGAAGATCCGGAAAACCGCTTTATGCCGTCACCGGGTAAAATTGAAAAGCTGCATTTCGGTCAGGGCAGAAATGTCCGCATAGATACTCATATTTACAACGGTTATTCGATTCCGCCGTACTATGATTCAATGATAGCGAAAGTAATCGTAAAAGCTGAAAATCGTGAAGATGCACTGTATAAACTGAAGCTCGTTCTTGGTGAAACAGTCATTGAACCGATAAAAACCAATTTGGATTTCCAGTATTATCTGCTCGGTCATCCGAAAGTTTCAGAGAATGATTACGATATTAAGTTTATCCATACCGAGAATATTATTGAGTAA
- a CDS encoding LamB/YcsF family protein, with product MSKLTIDLNADLGESFGNYKVGSDAEIIPLISSANVACGFHAGDPAVMIETVKRIKASGTTGLGAHPGFPDLMGFGRRYMELSDDEVYSIMLYQLSALDGIARTNGLKLNHVKPHGALYNATFKNENLARVIAKSVKDFNPELKLMGLANNNLVKAGKEIGLAVVNEVFADRGYEDDGTLVSRSKEGAMITDSTLATERVVRMITEGKVESINGNDVDIQADSICVHGDGEKALEFVREIRNQLEAKGISIETL from the coding sequence TTGAGTAAATTAACAATCGATTTAAATGCAGATCTGGGAGAGAGTTTCGGAAATTATAAAGTCGGCAGTGATGCGGAAATTATTCCACTCATTTCATCTGCAAATGTCGCGTGCGGATTTCATGCCGGTGATCCCGCAGTGATGATTGAAACCGTAAAACGCATTAAGGCTTCAGGAACGACAGGTCTTGGTGCACATCCCGGTTTTCCGGATTTAATGGGATTCGGACGCCGTTATATGGAATTATCAGATGATGAAGTGTACAGCATTATGCTGTATCAGCTGTCTGCACTGGACGGCATTGCGCGTACGAACGGATTGAAACTCAATCATGTGAAGCCGCACGGTGCACTGTACAATGCAACATTTAAAAACGAAAATCTGGCACGTGTTATTGCGAAGTCTGTTAAAGACTTTAATCCTGAACTTAAGCTGATGGGGCTTGCGAACAATAACCTTGTTAAAGCAGGAAAAGAAATCGGCCTCGCAGTGGTCAATGAAGTATTCGCTGACAGGGGATACGAAGATGACGGTACACTTGTGTCCCGAAGTAAAGAAGGTGCGATGATTACTGACAGTACACTGGCAACAGAACGAGTAGTACGTATGATCACAGAGGGTAAAGTGGAAAGTATTAACGGAAATGATGTAGATATTCAGGCTGACAGTATATGCGTTCACGGCGATGGTGAAAAGGCATTGGAGTTTGTAAGGGAAATCAGAAACCAGCTGGAAGCGAAAGGGATTTCTATCGAAACGTTATAA